From a region of the Pseudoclavibacter endophyticus genome:
- a CDS encoding molybdenum cofactor biosynthesis protein MoaE, translating into MTVAIAAISSEPLDVAAHLAAVADAHAGATASFVGTVRDHDPEADGTVTTLDYSAHPDAERVLARIAADLDRDGARLAVTHRIGTLDVGDLAIVAAVSTAHRAEAFDLCRELVERVKAELPVWKRQHTEDGTTHWVGMA; encoded by the coding sequence ATGACCGTCGCCATCGCTGCGATCTCCTCCGAGCCGCTCGACGTCGCCGCGCACCTCGCCGCCGTCGCCGACGCGCACGCCGGCGCCACCGCATCGTTCGTCGGCACGGTGCGCGACCACGACCCCGAGGCCGACGGCACCGTCACCACGCTCGACTACTCCGCGCATCCCGACGCGGAACGCGTGCTCGCCCGTATCGCGGCCGACCTCGACCGCGACGGCGCGCGGCTCGCCGTCACCCACCGCATCGGCACACTCGACGTCGGCGACCTCGCGATCGTCGCCGCCGTATCGACCGCCCACCGGGCCGAGGCGTTCGACCTCTGTCGCGAGCTCGTCGAACGCGTGAAGGCCGAGCTGCCCGTGTGGAAGCGCCAGCACACGGAAGACGGCACGACGCACTGGGTCGGCATGGCCTAG
- a CDS encoding TIGR03885 family FMN-dependent LLM class oxidoreductase: protein MSASPLVGVHISHEQLDPRTALEVARRADALGFRDGLCSDHLTPWSERQGESGFAWAWLGAALATTSMRFGVVTAPGQRYHPVIAAQAIATLEQMHPGRFWAALGSGEAMNEHVTGDAWPAKSERTARLGECVDVLRELLAGREVSHRGRVVVDRARVWSLPETPPPLVGAAVTAETAAWAATWADGLITISQPFEKLRDIIGAYREAGGAGDVSVQSQLAYVRPANGGREAARALAHDQWRTNVFEPPLCWDLPTPEHYDLAADGMSVERVAESVHCVDSTTALAELVDEHGRAGADRVYLHHVGKTQAAFLDDTAAALLH, encoded by the coding sequence GTGAGCGCATCGCCCCTCGTGGGCGTGCACATCTCGCACGAGCAGCTCGATCCGCGCACCGCGCTCGAGGTGGCTCGCCGCGCCGACGCGCTCGGCTTCCGCGACGGCCTGTGCTCCGACCACCTCACGCCGTGGAGCGAGCGCCAGGGCGAGTCGGGCTTCGCCTGGGCGTGGCTCGGCGCGGCACTCGCCACCACGTCGATGCGCTTCGGCGTCGTGACGGCCCCCGGGCAGCGATACCACCCTGTGATCGCGGCGCAGGCGATCGCGACGCTCGAGCAGATGCATCCGGGGCGGTTCTGGGCCGCGCTCGGCAGCGGCGAGGCGATGAACGAACACGTCACGGGCGACGCGTGGCCCGCGAAGTCAGAGCGCACCGCGCGCCTCGGCGAATGCGTCGATGTGCTGCGCGAGCTGCTCGCGGGCCGCGAGGTGAGCCACCGGGGGCGTGTGGTCGTCGACCGGGCGCGCGTCTGGTCGCTGCCCGAGACGCCACCGCCGCTCGTCGGCGCGGCCGTCACGGCTGAGACCGCCGCGTGGGCGGCCACGTGGGCCGACGGCCTCATCACCATCTCGCAGCCGTTCGAGAAGCTGCGAGACATCATCGGGGCCTACCGCGAGGCGGGTGGTGCGGGCGACGTTTCGGTGCAGTCGCAGCTGGCCTACGTGCGCCCGGCCAACGGCGGCCGCGAGGCGGCGCGCGCCCTCGCGCACGACCAGTGGCGCACCAACGTGTTCGAGCCTCCCCTGTGCTGGGACCTGCCCACGCCCGAGCACTACGACCTCGCCGCCGACGGCATGAGCGTCGAGCGCGTGGCCGAGAGCGTGCACTGCGTCGACTCGACCACGGCGCTCGCCGAGCTCGTCGACGAGCACGGGCGCGCGGGCGCCGACCGCGTCTACCTGCACCACGTGGGCAAGACGCAGGCGGCGTTCCTCGACGACACCGCCGCGGCGCTGCTGCACTGA
- the moaA gene encoding GTP 3',8-cyclase MoaA: protein MDVSAVPAEGQLVDRFGRVHRDLRISLTDRCSLRCTYCMPAEGVPWIMKDNILTTLELERVARVAASLGIDEVRLTGGEPLLRKDIVDVVRRMAAIEGPHGPLRVSITTNGLRLPQLMDDLVAAGLERVNVSIDTLDRQRFADLTRRDRLDDVLEGIRIARDSGLRPLKLNAVLLRGVNDDEACDLLRFAMDNDAELRFIEQMPLDAGHTWTREGMIEGAEILDRLSAEFDLEPVDARGAAPAERFVVNGGPHHVGVIASVTAPFCGACDRVRLTADGQIRNCLFARGESDLLPLLRGDADDDAIARLLRTSIAGKRAGHGIDDPGFLQPDRPMSAIGG from the coding sequence ATCGACGTGTCGGCGGTGCCGGCCGAGGGCCAGCTCGTCGACCGCTTCGGGCGCGTGCACCGCGACCTGCGCATCTCGCTCACCGACCGCTGCTCGCTGCGCTGCACCTACTGCATGCCGGCCGAGGGCGTGCCGTGGATCATGAAGGACAACATCCTCACGACCCTCGAGCTCGAGCGCGTCGCGCGCGTCGCCGCCTCACTCGGCATCGACGAGGTGCGGCTCACCGGCGGCGAGCCGCTGCTGCGCAAGGACATCGTTGACGTGGTGCGCCGCATGGCCGCCATCGAGGGGCCGCACGGGCCGCTGCGCGTGAGCATCACGACGAACGGGCTGCGGTTGCCGCAGCTCATGGACGACCTCGTCGCCGCGGGCCTCGAACGGGTGAACGTGTCGATCGACACGCTCGACCGACAGCGCTTCGCCGACCTCACGCGCCGCGACCGGCTCGACGACGTGCTCGAGGGCATCCGCATCGCTCGGGACAGCGGGCTACGCCCGCTCAAGCTCAATGCGGTGCTGCTGCGCGGCGTCAACGATGACGAAGCCTGTGACCTGCTCCGCTTCGCGATGGACAACGACGCCGAGCTCCGCTTCATCGAGCAGATGCCGCTCGATGCCGGGCACACCTGGACCCGTGAGGGCATGATCGAGGGCGCCGAGATCCTGGATCGGCTCAGCGCGGAGTTCGACCTTGAGCCCGTCGACGCGCGCGGCGCCGCGCCGGCCGAGCGCTTCGTCGTGAACGGCGGCCCCCACCACGTCGGCGTCATCGCCTCCGTCACGGCACCCTTCTGCGGCGCCTGCGACCGCGTGCGTCTCACCGCCGACGGGCAGATCCGCAACTGCCTCTTCGCGCGGGGCGAGAGCGACCTGCTGCCGCTACTGCGCGGTGATGCCGATGACGACGCGATCGCGCGCCTGCTCCGAACGAGCATCGCGGGCAAGCGCGCGGGGCACGGCATCGACGACCCGGGGTTCCTGCAGCCCGACCGGCCGATGTCGGCCATCGGGGGCTGA